Proteins encoded by one window of Ovis canadensis isolate MfBH-ARS-UI-01 breed Bighorn chromosome 14, ARS-UI_OviCan_v2, whole genome shotgun sequence:
- the MEAK7 gene encoding MTOR-associated protein MEAK7 isoform X2, with the protein MGCPGCICGSDNRQVSSPPWPSGFGHVGDALPPEMVTRLFEGMRRVDGSGKAKGPSERVSQEQFTASTSHLLKGTAEEKSLVILNMISASGGPVKARDVHKFTEDLVGSVVHVLNYRRQLRGWSQKPPPGSPSRVQVLAAQLCSEMRLQGGGKLLGPQWLDRDCDRAVLEDWVFRAHHVATFLSLVIHQGFLLLRSSLELATLVPERQVDPQREFASILDVLSVIYINSHLPQERRLRWRLLFATELHGNSFAQLCGRIAHGGPCLVLLEDCDGHVFGGFASCSWEVKPQFQGDDRCFLFSISPSMAVYTCTGYNDHYMYLNQGQQTIPNGLGMGGQHGYFGLWIDVDFGKGHSKAKPTCTTYGSPQLSAQEDFQFQKMEVWAVGDAPKAEPVRKTRSILDIDPEARALLEASGRGRHSEGLREVPDEQ; encoded by the exons ATGGGCTGCCCAGGCTGTATTTGTGGGTCTGATAACCGCCAAGTCTCAAGTCCACCTTGGCCTTCAGGATTC GGCCATGTGGGGGATGCTCTTCCCCCTGAGATGGTCACCAGACTGTTCGAGGGCATGCGGAGGGTGGACGGCAGCGGGAAGGCAAAGGGGCCCAGCGAGCGCGTCTCCCAGGAACAGTTCACAGCGTCCACGTCCCACCTGTTGAAAGGAACTGCCGAGGAGAAGAGTCTCGTGATCCTGAACATGATTTCTGCCTCAGGAGGTCCCGTGAAAGCAAGAGATGTCCACAAG TTTACAGAGGACTTGGTTGGCTCTGTGGTACACGTGCTAAACTACAGACGGCAGCTGCGAGGCTGGAGTCAGAAGCCAcccccaggctccccatccaGGGTGCAGGTGCTGGCTGCCCAGCTGTGTTCCGAGATGAGGCTTCAAG GTGGCGGGAAGCTTCTGGGCCCTCAGTGGCTGGACCGCGACTGTGACCGGGCCGTGCTTGAGGACTGGGTGTTCCGGGCCCACCACGTGGCCACGTTTCTGAGCCTGGTCATCCACCAGGGCTTCCTCCTCCTGCGCTCGTCCCTCGAGCTGGCCACCCTGGTCCCTGAGCGCCAGGTGGACCCTCAGCGGGAGTTTGCCAGCATCCTGGATGTCCTGTCCGTCATCTACATCAACTCGCACCTGCCCCAGGAGCGGCGGCTCCGCTGGCGCCTGCTCTTCGCGACTGAGCTCCACGGGAACAGCTTCGCCCAGCTCTGCGGGCGCATCGCACACGGAGGGCCCTGCCTGGTGCTGCTGGAGGACTGCGACGGGCACGTGTTCGGGGGCTTCGCCTCCTGCTCCTGGGAAGTCAAGCCTCAGTTTCAAG GGGACGACAGGTGCTTCCTGTTCTCCATCTCCCCCAGCATGGCTGTGTACACCTGCACGGGCTACAACGACCACTACATGTACCTGAATCAAGGGCAGCAGACCATCCCCAACGGCCTG GGCATGGGCGGACAGCACGGTTACTTTGGGCTGTGGATCGACGTTGATTTCGGGAAAGGACACAGCAAGGCCAAGCCCACGTGCACCACGTACGGCAGCCCTCAGCTGTCGGCCCAGGAGGACTTCCAGTTCCAGAAGATGGAGGTGTGGGCGGTGGGAGACGCCCCGAAGGCAGAGCCG GTCAGGAAAACCAGGAGCATTCTGGACATCGACCCTGAGGCCCGGGCCCTGCTGGAAGCCAGTGGGCGGGGCCGCCACAGCGAAGGGCTCCGGGAGGTTCCCGATGAGCAGTGA
- the MEAK7 gene encoding MTOR-associated protein MEAK7 isoform X1 — protein MGNSKSHPGQECSSRFLPTEQAEVNRLFDALSLEKLGSSASPRSFSLQALKGHVGDALPPEMVTRLFEGMRRVDGSGKAKGPSERVSQEQFTASTSHLLKGTAEEKSLVILNMISASGGPVKARDVHKFTEDLVGSVVHVLNYRRQLRGWSQKPPPGSPSRVQVLAAQLCSEMRLQGGGKLLGPQWLDRDCDRAVLEDWVFRAHHVATFLSLVIHQGFLLLRSSLELATLVPERQVDPQREFASILDVLSVIYINSHLPQERRLRWRLLFATELHGNSFAQLCGRIAHGGPCLVLLEDCDGHVFGGFASCSWEVKPQFQGDDRCFLFSISPSMAVYTCTGYNDHYMYLNQGQQTIPNGLGMGGQHGYFGLWIDVDFGKGHSKAKPTCTTYGSPQLSAQEDFQFQKMEVWAVGDAPKAEPVRKTRSILDIDPEARALLEASGRGRHSEGLREVPDEQ, from the exons ATGGGGAACAGCAAGAGTCACCCAGGACAGGAGTGCTCCTCGCGGTTTCTCCCCACGGAGCAGGCTGAGGTCAACAGGCTGTTCGATGCTCTGTCGTTGGAGAAGCTTGGCTCCAGTGCCTCGCCCAGATCCTTCTCTCTGCAGGCATTGAAG GGCCATGTGGGGGATGCTCTTCCCCCTGAGATGGTCACCAGACTGTTCGAGGGCATGCGGAGGGTGGACGGCAGCGGGAAGGCAAAGGGGCCCAGCGAGCGCGTCTCCCAGGAACAGTTCACAGCGTCCACGTCCCACCTGTTGAAAGGAACTGCCGAGGAGAAGAGTCTCGTGATCCTGAACATGATTTCTGCCTCAGGAGGTCCCGTGAAAGCAAGAGATGTCCACAAG TTTACAGAGGACTTGGTTGGCTCTGTGGTACACGTGCTAAACTACAGACGGCAGCTGCGAGGCTGGAGTCAGAAGCCAcccccaggctccccatccaGGGTGCAGGTGCTGGCTGCCCAGCTGTGTTCCGAGATGAGGCTTCAAG GTGGCGGGAAGCTTCTGGGCCCTCAGTGGCTGGACCGCGACTGTGACCGGGCCGTGCTTGAGGACTGGGTGTTCCGGGCCCACCACGTGGCCACGTTTCTGAGCCTGGTCATCCACCAGGGCTTCCTCCTCCTGCGCTCGTCCCTCGAGCTGGCCACCCTGGTCCCTGAGCGCCAGGTGGACCCTCAGCGGGAGTTTGCCAGCATCCTGGATGTCCTGTCCGTCATCTACATCAACTCGCACCTGCCCCAGGAGCGGCGGCTCCGCTGGCGCCTGCTCTTCGCGACTGAGCTCCACGGGAACAGCTTCGCCCAGCTCTGCGGGCGCATCGCACACGGAGGGCCCTGCCTGGTGCTGCTGGAGGACTGCGACGGGCACGTGTTCGGGGGCTTCGCCTCCTGCTCCTGGGAAGTCAAGCCTCAGTTTCAAG GGGACGACAGGTGCTTCCTGTTCTCCATCTCCCCCAGCATGGCTGTGTACACCTGCACGGGCTACAACGACCACTACATGTACCTGAATCAAGGGCAGCAGACCATCCCCAACGGCCTG GGCATGGGCGGACAGCACGGTTACTTTGGGCTGTGGATCGACGTTGATTTCGGGAAAGGACACAGCAAGGCCAAGCCCACGTGCACCACGTACGGCAGCCCTCAGCTGTCGGCCCAGGAGGACTTCCAGTTCCAGAAGATGGAGGTGTGGGCGGTGGGAGACGCCCCGAAGGCAGAGCCG GTCAGGAAAACCAGGAGCATTCTGGACATCGACCCTGAGGCCCGGGCCCTGCTGGAAGCCAGTGGGCGGGGCCGCCACAGCGAAGGGCTCCGGGAGGTTCCCGATGAGCAGTGA